GTCCGGTGGTGATCGGTTGATCCTCCGGGCATCTGACGTTGCTGACGTCGTGCTCGCCGTAGCTCTCCCGCAGCACGTTGGTGATCCCCTCGTGCAGGGAAGCCTGGTCGAGTACGTCGTCGGAGAAGACGCCACTGAACCACACGGCGGCACCACCGCCGGCCAGTACCACGACCGCGGCGGCTCCGACGAGCCACAGTGTGCGGGACTTGGCGCCTTTCGCGGGCGAATTGTCGTCGAAGGCACCGAACCCGCCGTATCCGGAGGTGGAGAAGGACCCACCGAACGTCGGGGTCGGTTGCGGCGACGCGGAGTGGGGGGACTGCTGGGGAATTGGCCCGCTGGGCGGGCCTTGCGGGCCCTGTGGCTGCCACCACTGAGGGGCGCCGGGTGGCTGTGTCATGTGTCTTCCTCGGGTGCTCGTCCGGAACTACCTGTGCGGCTCACTCACGACTGCTGGTGATCTCAGCCATGCGGTCGTAGAACTCGTCGACCTCCTTGTCGGTGGTGAGTTCGGTCACCTCGTCGGGAGACGGCACGTCGGGA
The window above is part of the Saccharomonospora glauca K62 genome. Proteins encoded here:
- a CDS encoding DUF4333 domain-containing protein encodes the protein MTQPPGAPQWWQPQGPQGPPSGPIPQQSPHSASPQPTPTFGGSFSTSGYGGFGAFDDNSPAKGAKSRTLWLVGAAAVVVLAGGGAAVWFSGVFSDDVLDQASLHEGITNVLRESYGEHDVSNVRCPEDQPITTGHTFDCKVDVAGQQRTVSIRILNDKPQYEVGAPH